The following proteins are co-located in the Chryseobacterium daecheongense genome:
- a CDS encoding DUF3467 domain-containing protein, translated as MDNQNQNPQDGNINIELNEMVAAGIYANLALVNHSPSEFVVDFIQLMPGVQQAKVRSRIILAPLHAKRVLSALQQNIANYEQQFGEIKEVEPFVLGGNNVQA; from the coding sequence ATGGACAATCAAAATCAAAATCCACAGGACGGAAACATCAACATCGAACTAAATGAAATGGTAGCGGCTGGAATCTATGCTAACTTAGCATTAGTAAACCACTCTCCATCTGAATTTGTAGTGGATTTCATCCAGTTAATGCCAGGTGTTCAGCAAGCTAAAGTAAGATCAAGAATCATTCTTGCTCCACTTCACGCTAAAAGAGTATTATCTGCTCTTCAACAGAACATTGCTAACTATGAGCAGCAATTCGGAGAAATCAAAGAAGTTGAGCCTTTCGTATTAGGTGGTAACAATGTACAAGCATAA
- a CDS encoding YceI family protein, producing the protein MKKLVVLIIALLSGNLVLAQKYSSKTGKVTFEASVPLFEDVYAQDDNNVAVINADTGDIASISVVKNFHFKVKLMEEHFNESYAETAKYPKTTFTGKIANFDKSKLSATPQKYTVQGTLNFHGVNKPVTSTASISSKDGKIYMQGTFVARPADFNVTIPKMVTKKIAENINVEYNYILVKQ; encoded by the coding sequence ATGAAAAAATTAGTAGTATTAATAATTGCCTTGCTATCCGGCAACCTTGTTCTGGCTCAGAAATACAGCTCTAAAACGGGTAAGGTAACCTTTGAAGCATCGGTACCGTTATTTGAAGATGTGTATGCCCAGGATGATAATAATGTAGCAGTAATCAATGCAGACACCGGGGATATAGCATCCATTTCGGTTGTAAAGAACTTTCATTTCAAAGTAAAGCTTATGGAAGAACACTTTAATGAAAGCTATGCCGAAACAGCCAAATATCCAAAGACAACCTTTACCGGAAAAATTGCAAATTTTGATAAAAGCAAACTTTCTGCAACCCCACAGAAATATACAGTACAGGGAACATTAAACTTTCATGGAGTTAATAAACCTGTTACCTCCACAGCAAGTATTTCTTCCAAGGATGGCAAAATATATATGCAGGGGACATTTGTAGCAAGACCCGCTGATTTTAATGTGACCATTCCAAAGATGGTGACCAAAAAGATTGCTGAGAATATTAATGTTGAATACAATTATATCCTGGTAAAACAATGA
- a CDS encoding Crp/Fnr family transcriptional regulator, whose translation MIDHQFINNKFGFLGNDFINEVHQHGITDKIKAKTELISEGEKIKFIPFMISGSVKVYCLNDGRELIYYYVRRNESCVMTFSSIFSNYISKIYAITEEDSEVLLIPVAIMHEWLIRFPAINRVFYQEYDKRFIDVMNMVNEAVFHRLDKRVLNYIKQQIAITGSHPIKLTHKEIANNLGTSREVVSRVLKKIENEGEILQGKDGIRVAVNENVSQF comes from the coding sequence ATGATAGATCATCAATTTATTAATAATAAATTCGGGTTTTTAGGCAATGATTTTATAAATGAAGTTCATCAACATGGCATCACAGATAAGATCAAAGCAAAAACTGAACTGATCAGTGAGGGGGAGAAAATCAAATTTATTCCTTTCATGATTTCAGGTTCTGTAAAAGTATATTGCCTTAACGATGGCCGTGAACTGATCTACTACTACGTAAGACGTAATGAAAGCTGTGTAATGACTTTTTCATCTATTTTCAGTAACTATATCAGTAAGATTTATGCTATTACGGAAGAAGATTCTGAGGTATTGCTGATTCCTGTTGCCATAATGCACGAATGGCTAATCCGTTTTCCGGCAATTAACAGGGTTTTTTATCAGGAGTATGACAAACGGTTTATTGACGTAATGAATATGGTGAATGAGGCTGTTTTCCACCGGTTGGATAAGAGGGTGTTAAATTATATCAAACAACAAATTGCAATAACGGGAAGTCATCCTATCAAATTAACGCATAAGGAAATTGCCAACAATCTTGGAACATCCAGAGAAGTGGTGAGCAGGGTTCTTAAGAAAATTGAAAACGAAGGAGAAATACTGCAGGGAAAAGATGGGATACGTGTTGCCGTTAATGAAAATGTTAGCCAATTCTAA
- a CDS encoding DUF5777 family beta-barrel protein, which produces MAKTLLFLSVLASTLAYSQEDLLKDIDTIKTNTENSQPAFKALQIVTGQSTKLAAKNEWYIVVAHRFGDISTGFKNFFGLDDASTKLGAIYGVTDWLSLNLSRETNQKTFEVGAKYKLLKQNENFPVDVVGYNVLALNTDLDKDNYPNLRFSDRLSYLTQALISRRFDDRLSLQLTPSYIHKNLYDQNIEDKNQFLTGLGGRYKISKRISVNAEYFVNFDNHSFYKNPLSVGMDIETGGHVFQLVFSNSQLNSDIGYLSNAVGNWGKGHIYFGFNLYRVF; this is translated from the coding sequence ATGGCAAAAACTCTCCTATTTTTGTCAGTGTTAGCTTCAACTCTTGCCTATTCACAGGAAGATTTGTTGAAGGACATTGACACCATTAAAACAAATACTGAAAATTCTCAACCCGCCTTTAAGGCGCTCCAGATTGTCACAGGACAGTCCACCAAACTTGCTGCTAAAAATGAATGGTATATTGTAGTCGCGCACCGTTTCGGTGACATCAGTACCGGGTTTAAAAACTTCTTTGGCTTAGATGATGCTTCTACCAAATTGGGAGCAATCTATGGTGTAACTGATTGGCTATCTTTAAACCTGTCAAGGGAGACCAACCAAAAAACATTTGAGGTTGGAGCGAAATATAAGCTTCTCAAGCAAAATGAAAACTTTCCGGTCGATGTCGTAGGATATAATGTTTTGGCTTTGAATACGGATTTGGATAAGGATAATTATCCAAATCTTCGTTTTAGCGACAGGCTTTCTTATCTTACTCAGGCGTTGATTTCGAGAAGATTTGATGACCGTTTGTCTCTTCAGCTTACTCCTTCTTATATCCATAAAAATCTTTATGACCAGAATATTGAAGATAAAAATCAATTCTTAACGGGGCTTGGGGGGCGTTATAAGATCTCTAAAAGAATCTCTGTGAATGCTGAATATTTCGTGAATTTTGATAACCATAGTTTTTATAAAAATCCTTTATCGGTAGGGATGGATATAGAGACCGGAGGTCATGTATTTCAGCTTGTATTCAGTAATTCGCAACTTAATTCTGATATAGGCTATCTTTCCAATGCTGTGGGAAATTGGGGCAAAGGGCATATTTATTTTGGGTTTAATCTTTACAGAGTTTTTTAA
- a CDS encoding ankyrin repeat domain-containing protein produces MKNLILIVSMFLSFSLTSAQEKAKSIFDIARSGTVAEVKELMKQDPDVINKTNESGFSPLILACYRGNLEVAKFLIENVKDVNYKSREGTALAGLSVKYNKELVALLLKKNADPNIQDSTGSTPLFWAVKFGNKELIELLLKHKADKQIKDSMGMTPFEYALQTNNKDIINLLKN; encoded by the coding sequence ATGAAAAACTTAATTCTGATCGTAAGTATGTTCCTGAGCTTTTCATTGACATCTGCCCAGGAAAAAGCAAAATCAATTTTTGATATTGCCAGAAGCGGAACTGTTGCTGAGGTTAAAGAGTTGATGAAGCAAGACCCGGATGTTATTAATAAGACAAATGAAAGTGGTTTTTCTCCTCTTATTTTAGCTTGTTACAGAGGGAATCTTGAAGTAGCTAAATTCCTCATTGAAAATGTAAAAGATGTTAATTATAAGAGCCGTGAAGGAACGGCCCTTGCGGGTCTTTCTGTTAAATATAATAAGGAATTGGTAGCGCTTTTATTAAAGAAAAATGCAGATCCTAATATTCAGGATTCAACCGGATCAACGCCTCTTTTCTGGGCCGTAAAGTTCGGAAATAAAGAACTAATAGAATTATTATTAAAGCATAAAGCTGATAAACAAATCAAAGATTCAATGGGGATGACACCATTTGAATATGCCTTACAAACAAACAATAAAGACATCATTAACCTTTTAAAAAATTAA
- the rpoC gene encoding DNA-directed RNA polymerase subunit beta', with product MSNKNKSSRFNKITIGLASPESILQDSRGEVLKPETINYRTHKPERDGLFCEKIFGPIKDYECACGKYKRIRYKGIVCDRCGVEVTEKKVRRERIGHINLVVPIAHIWYFRSLPNKIGYLLGIPSKKLDMIIYYERYVVIQQGIAKKLDGSDFDKMEFLTEEEYLDIMDTLPVENQYLDDSDPNKFIAKMGAEAVEELLKRIDLDALSFDLRHKAHNEGSKQRRTEALKRLNVVEALRGANTRMINRPEWMIMRVLPVIPPELRPLVPLDGGRFATSDLNDLYRRVIIRNNRLKRLLEIKAPEVILRNEKRMLQESVDSLFDNTRKSSAVKSESNRPLKSLSDSLKGKQGRFRQNLLGKRVDYSARSVIVVGPNLQLHECGIPKDMAAELYKPFIIRKLIERGIVKTVKSAKRIIDRKEPVVYDILENVMKGHPVLLNRAPTLHRLGIQAFQPKMIEGKAIQLHPLVTTAFNADFDGDQMAVHLPLGPEAILEAQLLMLGSQNILNPANGSPITVPSQDMVLGLYFMTKELSSTEDMKVKGEGLAFYSPEEAEIAYAEGKVSLNAKVRCRLPVKENGELVTRLIETSVGRILFNQIVPKQVGYINELLTKKSLRNVIGKILADTDFPTTVKFLDAMKDLGYSNAFKGGLSFSLGDIVVPAEKKQMVAQAIGTVDEIRANYNMGLITDTERYNQVIDVWTNTNAGLTEMIMSRMKTDQGGFNSVYMMLDSGARGSKEQIRQLSGMRGLMAKPQKAGSTGAEIIENPILANFKEGLSILEYFISTHGARKGLADTALKTADAGYLTRRLVDVAQDVIVTEVDCGTLRGTEVTALKKNDEIVEKISERILGRVSLHNIYDPETDELIAEADQVINEQLARRIEDAGLEAVEVRSPLTCEAKKGICAKCYGRNLATGKIIHMGEAVGVIAAQSIGEPGTQLTLRTFHQGGTAGNVSENPSIVARRDGIVEMDEVRTITSEDENGNTAEVVVSRSTEFRLVADNESRTPLMVANVPYGSVLAVKPGDKVKKGDVICKWDPYNAVIIAETSGKVEYEDIIQGISFQLEIDEQTGFEEKVISESRNKKAVPTLKVVDSKGVEQRAYNLPVGAHLMVNDGEKIKAGKVLIKIPRKSAKAGDITGGLPRVTELFEARNPSNPAVVTEIDGVVSYGKIKRGNRELIVEAKTGERKIYLVKLSNQILVQENDFVRAGSPLSDGSITPDDILRIKGPTAVQEYLVNEIQEVYRLQGVKIDDKHFEIIVRQMMTKVSIVDGGDTQFLEGALEHKYDFLEENNRVFGLKVVVDAGDSKEFRPGQMITARELRDENSKLKREDQNLVEVREALPATATPVLQGITRAALQTKSFMSAASFQETTKVLNEAAVAGKIDFLSGLKENVIVGHRIPAGTGLKEYQNVIVGSKKEFEDIN from the coding sequence ATGTCAAATAAAAATAAATCAAGTAGATTTAATAAAATAACCATCGGTTTAGCTTCTCCCGAATCCATTCTTCAGGATTCAAGAGGGGAGGTTCTAAAACCGGAAACTATTAACTACAGAACGCATAAGCCTGAAAGAGATGGTTTGTTCTGTGAAAAAATCTTCGGTCCTATTAAAGATTACGAATGTGCTTGTGGTAAGTACAAGAGAATTCGTTACAAAGGGATCGTTTGTGACCGTTGTGGAGTTGAAGTTACGGAGAAGAAAGTAAGAAGAGAGAGAATTGGACACATTAATCTTGTAGTTCCTATCGCTCACATCTGGTATTTCCGTTCTTTACCAAACAAAATCGGTTACCTTTTAGGTATTCCTTCCAAGAAATTGGATATGATTATCTATTATGAAAGATATGTTGTAATCCAGCAGGGTATTGCTAAAAAATTGGACGGTTCTGACTTTGATAAAATGGAATTCTTAACAGAAGAAGAATACCTTGATATCATGGATACCCTTCCTGTTGAGAACCAGTATCTTGATGATTCTGATCCTAACAAATTCATCGCTAAAATGGGTGCTGAAGCTGTTGAGGAATTATTAAAAAGAATCGATCTTGATGCATTATCTTTCGACCTGAGACACAAAGCTCACAATGAAGGTTCTAAGCAAAGAAGAACTGAGGCTCTGAAAAGATTGAATGTTGTAGAAGCATTGAGAGGTGCTAATACAAGAATGATCAACAGACCTGAGTGGATGATCATGCGTGTACTTCCGGTAATCCCACCAGAGTTAAGACCTTTGGTTCCATTGGATGGTGGACGTTTCGCTACTTCCGATTTGAATGACCTTTATAGAAGAGTTATTATCAGAAATAACCGTTTAAAGAGACTTTTAGAGATCAAAGCTCCGGAAGTAATCTTAAGAAACGAGAAGCGTATGCTTCAGGAATCAGTAGATTCATTATTCGATAATACAAGAAAATCTTCTGCAGTAAAATCTGAATCAAACAGACCATTGAAATCACTTTCTGATTCATTGAAAGGTAAGCAAGGTCGTTTCCGTCAGAACTTATTAGGAAAAAGAGTAGATTACTCTGCGCGTTCCGTAATTGTTGTAGGTCCAAACTTACAACTTCACGAGTGTGGTATTCCTAAAGATATGGCTGCGGAACTTTACAAACCTTTTATCATTAGAAAACTAATTGAAAGAGGGATTGTAAAAACAGTAAAATCTGCAAAAAGAATTATTGATAGAAAAGAACCTGTAGTTTATGATATCCTTGAAAATGTGATGAAAGGTCACCCTGTTCTACTGAACAGAGCACCTACGCTTCACAGACTGGGTATCCAGGCTTTCCAACCTAAGATGATCGAAGGTAAGGCAATCCAGCTACACCCGTTAGTAACAACGGCCTTCAATGCCGATTTCGATGGTGACCAGATGGCGGTACATTTACCGTTAGGTCCTGAAGCAATCCTTGAAGCTCAGTTATTAATGTTAGGTTCTCAGAATATTTTGAACCCGGCTAACGGTTCTCCAATCACGGTACCTTCTCAGGACATGGTTCTTGGTCTTTATTTCATGACTAAAGAATTGAGCTCTACTGAAGATATGAAAGTGAAAGGTGAAGGTTTAGCATTCTATTCTCCGGAGGAAGCAGAAATTGCTTATGCAGAAGGAAAAGTTTCTTTAAATGCTAAGGTAAGATGTAGATTACCTGTTAAAGAAAATGGAGAATTGGTTACAAGATTAATTGAAACATCTGTTGGTAGAATTTTATTCAACCAGATCGTACCTAAACAGGTTGGTTATATCAATGAACTTTTAACTAAGAAGTCATTGAGAAATGTTATTGGTAAAATTCTTGCCGATACAGACTTCCCTACAACGGTTAAATTCCTTGATGCAATGAAAGACTTAGGTTATTCTAACGCATTTAAAGGAGGTCTTTCGTTCTCACTTGGGGATATTGTGGTTCCTGCTGAGAAGAAGCAGATGGTTGCTCAGGCAATCGGAACTGTAGATGAGATTAGAGCCAACTATAATATGGGTCTTATCACAGATACAGAACGTTATAACCAGGTAATTGACGTTTGGACGAACACCAACGCAGGATTAACTGAAATGATCATGAGCAGAATGAAAACCGACCAAGGTGGTTTCAACTCTGTATACATGATGCTTGATTCTGGTGCGAGGGGTTCTAAAGAACAGATCCGTCAGTTATCAGGGATGAGAGGTTTGATGGCAAAACCGCAAAAAGCAGGTTCTACCGGTGCGGAAATCATCGAAAACCCGATCCTTGCAAACTTTAAAGAAGGTCTTTCGATCCTTGAGTACTTTATCTCTACCCACGGTGCACGTAAAGGTCTTGCGGATACCGCTCTTAAAACGGCTGATGCCGGTTACTTAACAAGAAGATTGGTAGACGTAGCTCAGGATGTTATCGTTACAGAAGTAGATTGTGGTACTTTAAGAGGTACTGAAGTTACTGCTCTTAAGAAAAATGATGAGATCGTTGAGAAAATCTCTGAAAGAATTTTAGGTAGAGTTTCTCTTCATAACATCTATGATCCTGAAACAGATGAATTAATTGCTGAAGCAGATCAGGTAATCAACGAGCAGTTAGCGAGAAGAATTGAAGATGCAGGACTGGAAGCGGTTGAAGTTCGTTCACCATTAACTTGTGAAGCGAAGAAAGGTATCTGTGCTAAATGTTATGGTAGAAACCTTGCTACAGGTAAAATAATCCACATGGGTGAAGCGGTAGGTGTAATTGCAGCACAATCTATTGGGGAACCGGGAACTCAGTTAACATTGAGAACCTTCCACCAAGGGGGTACTGCGGGTAACGTATCAGAAAACCCATCAATCGTAGCAAGAAGAGATGGTATCGTTGAAATGGATGAAGTAAGAACAATTACTTCTGAAGATGAAAACGGAAATACAGCTGAAGTTGTAGTATCTCGTTCTACGGAATTCAGATTGGTTGCTGACAACGAATCCAGAACTCCTTTAATGGTTGCTAACGTACCTTACGGTTCAGTATTGGCTGTAAAACCTGGTGATAAAGTGAAGAAAGGTGATGTGATCTGTAAATGGGATCCGTATAACGCGGTTATCATTGCGGAAACATCCGGTAAAGTAGAATATGAAGATATTATCCAGGGTATTTCATTCCAACTTGAAATTGACGAACAAACAGGATTCGAAGAGAAAGTAATCTCTGAATCCAGAAATAAGAAAGCCGTACCTACCTTGAAGGTGGTAGATTCTAAAGGTGTTGAGCAAAGAGCTTATAACTTACCGGTAGGAGCCCACTTAATGGTTAATGATGGTGAGAAAATTAAGGCTGGTAAAGTCTTGATCAAGATCCCAAGAAAATCTGCAAAAGCAGGGGATATCACCGGAGGTCTTCCAAGGGTAACCGAATTATTCGAAGCAAGAAACCCTTCAAACCCAGCGGTTGTTACAGAAATCGATGGAGTAGTTTCTTACGGAAAAATCAAGAGAGGTAACCGTGAACTTATTGTAGAGGCTAAGACTGGAGAAAGAAAGATTTATTTAGTAAAACTTTCCAACCAGATCCTTGTTCAGGAGAATGACTTCGTGAGAGCTGGTTCACCACTTTCTGACGGATCAATCACTCCGGACGATATCTTAAGAATTAAAGGTCCAACAGCGGTTCAGGAATATCTTGTAAATGAAATTCAGGAAGTTTACCGTCTGCAAGGGGTGAAAATCGATGATAAACACTTTGAAATTATCGTTAGACAGATGATGACAAAAGTATCTATTGTTGATGGAGGTGATACTCAATTCCTTGAAGGAGCTTTAGAGCATAAATACGATTTCTTAGAAGAAAACAACAGAGTATTTGGTCTTAAAGTAGTTGTTGATGCTGGTGATTCTAAAGAATTCAGACCAGGTCAGATGATTACAGCGAGAGAATTGAGAGATGAAAACTCTAAATTGAAGCGTGAAGATCAAAATCTTGTTGAAGTAAGAGAAGCACTTCCTGCTACGGCTACGCCAGTATTGCAAGGGATCACAAGAGCGGCTCTACAAACTAAGTCATTCATGTCTGCAGCATCGTTCCAGGAAACCACTAAGGTTCTTAACGAAGCAGCAGTTGCTGGGAAAATTGATTTCCTAAGCGGTCTTAAAGAGAATGTAATTGTAGGACACAGAATTCCTGCAGGTACTGGTCTTAAAGAGTATCAGAATGTTATCGTAGGTTCTAAAAAAGAATTCGAAGATATTAACTAA